From the genome of Actinacidiphila yeochonensis CN732, one region includes:
- a CDS encoding aldehyde dehydrogenase family protein, which translates to MSEKKAGAARKAEQAGRTGQVEESAPSKKAAQPEKPAQPEKAAAAVSGEAARPEPVAAGVRLGVLKTYKLYVGGKFPRSESGRVYEVAESRAAGAGAGGGTWLANAPLASRKDARDAVVAARKAVGGWSGATAYNRGQVLYRVAEMLEGRREQFAREVAEAEGLTPAQAAAEVDRAVDRWVWYAGWTDKIAQVVGGANPVAGPFFNLSTPEPTGVVAVLAPQDSSLLGLVSVLAPVVATGNTAVVVAAERAPLPALSLGEVLATSDVPGGVVNILSGRTAELGPPLAAHQDVNAIDLTGASAELAAELEAAAADNLKRVRRPASEDWTADPGTSRLTAWLETKTVWHPMGV; encoded by the coding sequence ATGTCTGAGAAGAAGGCGGGCGCCGCCCGCAAGGCAGAGCAGGCCGGACGGACCGGGCAGGTTGAGGAGTCCGCGCCGTCGAAGAAGGCAGCACAGCCGGAGAAGCCAGCGCAGCCGGAGAAGGCCGCCGCGGCCGTTTCCGGGGAGGCCGCGCGGCCCGAGCCGGTGGCGGCCGGGGTGCGGCTGGGCGTGCTGAAGACCTACAAGCTGTACGTCGGGGGGAAGTTCCCCCGTTCCGAGAGCGGCCGGGTGTACGAGGTGGCGGAGTCCAGGGCCGCGGGTGCGGGAGCGGGCGGCGGCACGTGGCTGGCCAACGCCCCGCTGGCCTCGCGCAAGGACGCGCGGGACGCGGTGGTCGCGGCCCGCAAGGCGGTCGGCGGCTGGTCGGGCGCGACCGCGTACAACCGGGGCCAGGTGCTCTACCGGGTCGCGGAGATGCTGGAGGGGCGGCGCGAGCAGTTCGCCCGCGAGGTGGCCGAGGCCGAGGGGCTGACGCCGGCGCAGGCCGCGGCGGAGGTGGACCGGGCGGTGGACCGCTGGGTCTGGTACGCGGGCTGGACCGACAAGATCGCCCAGGTGGTGGGCGGCGCGAACCCGGTGGCCGGGCCGTTCTTCAACCTTTCCACGCCCGAACCGACCGGCGTGGTCGCGGTGCTGGCCCCGCAGGACTCCTCGCTGCTGGGCCTGGTGTCGGTGCTGGCTCCGGTCGTCGCCACCGGCAACACCGCCGTGGTGGTGGCCGCGGAGCGGGCGCCGCTGCCCGCGCTGTCGCTGGGCGAGGTGCTGGCCACCTCCGACGTACCCGGAGGCGTGGTCAACATCCTCTCCGGCCGCACCGCGGAGCTGGGCCCGCCGCTGGCCGCGCACCAGGACGTCAACGCGATCGACCTGACCGGCGCGTCCGCCGAACTGGCCGCCGAGCTGGAGGCGGCCGCGGCCGACAACCTCAAGCGGGTGCGCCGCCCGGCGTCCGAGGACTGGACGGCCGACCCCGGCACGTCCCGCCTCACCGCGTGGCTGGAGACGAAGACGGTCTGGCACCCCATGGGCGTCTGA